A part of Caretta caretta isolate rCarCar2 chromosome 1, rCarCar1.hap1, whole genome shotgun sequence genomic DNA contains:
- the POC1B gene encoding POC1 centriolar protein homolog B isoform X5: protein MASVLEDPILIRPFKGHKAAVTGVDFSPSTTALASSSLDRFLMIWNLRPQSRAFRFVGHVEAVTSVQFSPDGHLMASASQDRTVRLWIPCIHGESSALKAHTAPVRSVNFSHDGQFLVTASNDKSIKVWSVHHQRLLLSLSQHTHWVRCAKFSPDGRLIASCSEDKTVKIWDAANKVCIDSFTDYKGFANYVDFNPSGTCVVSAGSNHTVKLWDIRMNKLLQHYQVHRAGVNCVSFHPSGNYIITASTDGTLKIMDLLEGRLIYTLHGHKGPVLSVAFSKGGEKFASGGADAQVLLWKTNFDTFRYKEVLKHHIRRIHTDDPPHLLDIYPRSPHSHDGKSQSIDIDPSFDVTDTQTLDPPVIDISSSMYFSSPILCDHECHLISLSPSIKWW from the exons CCTCATCTTCTTTGGATAGGTTTCTTATGATATGGAATTTGAGGCCACAGTCCAGAGCTTTCAGATTTGTGGGTCATGTGGAAGCTGTGACCAGTGTACAGTTTTCACCAGATGGACACCTCATGGCATCTGCTTCTCAGGATCGGACTGTTAGACTATGGATTCCCTGTAT TCATGGAGAATCTTCAGCCCTGAAAGCGCATACTGCACCTGTCCGTAGTGTGAACTTCTCACATGATGGCCAGTTCCTAGTTACAGCGTCCAATGACAAATCAATAAAAGTATGGAGTGTTCACCATCAGCGCCTTTTGCTTTCCTTATCCCAGCACACACACTGGGTTCGCTGTGCCAA ATTTTCACCTGATGGAAGATTAATAGCATCTTGCAGTGAGGATAAAACTGTTAAAATCTGGGATGCAGCAAATAAAGTATGCATTGATAGCTTTACAGACTATAAAGG GTTTGCAAACTATGTTGATTTCAATCCAAGTGGTACATGTGTAGTTTCTGCAGGTTCTAATCATACAGTGAAGCTCTGGGATATTCGAATGAACAAGTTACTGCAGCATTACCAAG TTCACAGAGCAGGAGTTAATTGTGTATCATTCCATCCTTCTGGTAACTATATCATCACTGCCTCTACTGATGGTACCCTTAAAATTATGGATCTCTTAGAAGGAAGACTTATATATACGCTTCATGGACACAAG GGACCTGTGCTTTCTGTGGCCTTTTCCAAAGGTGGGGAAAAATTTGCATCAGGTGGAGCTGATGCACAG GTATTGCTGTGGAAGACCAATTTTGATACATTTAGGTACAAGGAAGTTCTTAAACATCATATTAGAAGAATACATACTGATGACCCACCTCACCTTCTTGATATTTATCCAAGATCACCTCATTCCCATGATGGGAAATCTCAGTCAATTGAC ATAGATCCTAGCTTCGATGTGACAGATACACAAACGCTTGACCCACCTGTCATAGATATTAGTTCCTCCATGTATTTCAGTTCTCCG ATTTTGTGTGACCATGAATGTCACTTGATCTCTCtgtctccatctataaaatggtggTAG